CACAAGGCCCAGGAACTGAGGACTTTGatgtggtgttgttgattgGCGAGCATCATTGCTTCCGCCTGGTGAGATGGAAACGTTGTTTGGAGAAGGGATTCCTGGGGTCCCTGCAACTTGCCTTTGAGCTTTTTGTGCATGTCTGCTCTGCATCAGTATGCCAACATGATTGGCAACATACAATTGACTGACTTGTTTGGAGGACCAcgcttccttcttggccgTTCATGAGTACAGTCCACATTTAAAAACTCGCAGCCTTGACATCGCTGGCAGTTGGGATCATACGTGCACTACCGAAATTGTTAGAATATCAACAATGAGGGGTAGAAAGTGGCGTTATGGGAGCCGCAAGGTTACCAACCCGGATTTTCCTTGCTCTGCAGACATCACAAGCTGCTTGGTTCCGAGACCTTTGCCCCGGATTTGCTGTCGATGCACCTGCGGAGCAAGAAGCAGGGGCGCCTTCGACTGTATCAGCCATTGATTCCAGGCTTTACTGCGGAGTAATAAGGTGACGGTCTTTGTGCGTGGAATCAACTGGCAAAAAGGAAAGAGATAGTCCGAGGAGAATATTCGGATCACCTGCTCTCTTTTAGAGTCTTCTGTATGGACCACTTCGCCGAAATCTCGGATATACTTCAATGGCCTTCCCTGAATAAGAATGGTTCGACTGCAGGTAGTCATCAAGCTCAGACATTCTTGTCCAATTAAAGCCATCAGCGCGGTGGACCATCTCCAATGGCCTAGCCTGTTGGGATCTAGTCTCGCAAACAAACTTCTCAACCTTGTCTTCCCCATGGGGAGAGCAGGAAAAGCATGGCAAACAGTACCATGCAAGGACCATGATGTATCACAGTAACTTACTGGCACGAGACTCATGGCTTGATTTTTGACTAGTATGTGGCTGTCAAGTATAGACACTGATGCCAGACACTTCCTTATCCTGGATATATAACTCGTCGGGGAAGCAGCCAAGATCATCCCTTCATCAATAGGTGCTTCAACTCCCAGTCTCTTGACCAATTGGCACATTCACCAACGCTCTGGCTCATCATGACCTCAAAGGAAACTGATGTCGACATTTCAGAGGAGACCCATGCTCCTCAAGGCTCAACCTTGCCTTTCTGGAAACAGACTGAGCTGAGGAAGCTGTACCTTATGATGGTCTTTCTCTTCATGGGCTCGACTACCCTCGGCTACGACTCTAGCTTGCTCAACGGTCTCCAGACAATGGGATCATGGCAGACATGTAAGTCATTTCTTTGAACGTCAGTACTCCTCTCAGCTGACATGATGATATAGTTTTTGATCATCCAGAAGGAAGTCGACTAGGTATCTTTGGCGCCATGCCCGGCTTCGGAGGTCTCTTTGTCCTTCTCTTCGCTCCATATGTCGCCGATGGACTGGGTCGAAAGAAAGGCACGGCTATTGGTTGTGTTATCGTCATTGTCGGCGCTCTTATGCAGTGTTTTCCTCAAAAGGGCCATGGACCACGACGCGACGCCCTATATCTCGTCGGCCGATTCATCATGGGCTGTGGCTCCAACATTTCCAACGCCACTTGCcctctcctcatcaccgAGATCGCCCATCCCCGACATCGAGGCAAGATCACGACCGTTTATAACACGCTTTGGTATCTCGGGAGTATCATCGCGGCCTGGGTATGCTTTGGAACTCTGAGAAACCAGACTGGAAACATCCAATGGGTTCTTCCCACCGGACTGCAGTGTCTCATGCCTGGTATCCAGCTTCTGGCCATCTTCATTGTGCCCGAAAGCCCGCGATGGTTGATTAGTAAAGGACGTGAGGAGGAAGCTCGCAAGATTCTTGTCAAGTACCATGGCAACGGAGACGATACCGATGATTTTGTCAGGTGGGAATTCACTGAGATCGTCAACACCATTAGACTCGAGCGTGAATCATCAGACAATGGATGGGCAGAGCTTTGGCGTACCCCAGGTAACCGCAAGCGATGCGGGCTGATTATTGCTACTGCCATCTTCTCTCAGTGCAGCGGTAACGGTCTTGTCTCATACTATGTAAGAGGAGCCCAAGGCCTCATGCGACTGGGAGTATAAACTGACCTTGACCACAGCTTGCCGCGATTCTGAAAACTATCGGTATTACGGAGTGAGTGAACATGTATGCTGCATTACTATCGAGAGAAGCTAACACATTCTAGCGCTGTCACTCAAGCATACATCAACGGTGGCCTCACCATCTGGTGCTGGCTTGTCTCCCTTCTCGCTGCTTTCTTTGTTGATCGTGTTGGACGAAGagttctcttcctcttcgctgGCATTGGCATGCTCATATCCTTCACCATTTGGACTGCATGCAGCGCCGTCTACGCAAAGACTGAATCGTCTGCTGCTGGTATTGCCGTCGTCGCTAtgatcttcctcttctacGGCGTGGCTGGTGCTGCATGGCCAGGATTGACAGTATCTTATACTGTTGAGATCCTACCATATAACATCAGGGCCAAGGGACTTACGCTCTGCTTTTCCTGTACAGCTCTATCAGGGGTATTTAACCAGTGGGTGAATCCTCGTGGGTCGCAGCAGCTTGCATGGAAGTTTTATTTCGTCCACATTGTGATGTAANNNNNNNNNNNNNNNNNNNNNNNNNNNNNNNNNNNNNNNNNNNNNNNNNNNNNNNNNNNNNNNNNNNNNNNNNNNNNNNNNNNNNNNNNNNNNNNNNNNNNNNNNNNNNNNNNNNNNNNNATAAACTAGACTAACATTGCTTTCCAGCCTGGTCATCGAGTGTCTCGTgatctacttcttcttcgtcgagACGAAGGGCCCTACTCTGGAAGAGATTGCCGTTCTTTTCGATGGACAGAACTCTGCTGCTGGGATCGCCAAGAGCCAAGCGCAGATGAAGAGTGCAGTTACAGAGGTTGAACACGCTTAGGAGGTTTGGTTGGCCAAAGTATTGCTCATGAGGGGCAGTTGACAAGTACGTGTCTGCAGGTGCAGCTAGCCTCTATTGATGTTACTTGTAATATGAAGCTTTAGTCCAACCTGCTCTGCTTAAGATTATGACTCATGAGATAGCAATACGGACTGATATAGATCCCTTCTTCGTCTGGACTACGATCAAGTCATGATCATATGTGATATCCTCAATTGTTGTCTCATGTAGGCGCGCCCTGGGAATAACTCGAAAAGCGAGCAAAGCTGCCATGACGTAGACTTCACAATAAGCGAGACTTGAAAAAGAAGTTAACACAAAGCCCGGGCTTGAACAACAGGCAACTTACTTTTCACCAATGCATGCACGACTACCCTTCCCAAAGGCAATCAATAGCTTCTGTAGTTTGAAGTTGGGCCTCCCCCCTTCCAACCATCTCTCCGGAGTAAAGTTGTCCGGGTTGGGAAAGATCTCCTTATCCCAGTGATTGATCATTGAAGTCATACCGATAGGAGTGCCTCTTGGAATCACCCACTCAACGTTACCATCCTTACTTTTGTATACCAAGTCTTCTTCGCGGGCAATTCTGGCTGAGCGGTGAGATACACCAGGCATTACACGAAGAGCTTCGTGGATGACGCCCCAGAGATAAGGACGTTGCTCGAGCTCGGTCCACTTGAGGGTTTGCGGATCGATCCCTTCGAGATCGGCCATCAATCGTCTATATGTCAGTGGCTGAGCGAGAAGATAGTAGGTGATAACCGTCAGAATGGCCTGTTGAAACCTGTGAGTACCAACGTCGTATATAAAATGAAGAGCAATTACATACGGCAGTAGTTTCAGTTCCAGCTAGAAGGAAATTGAACCCCTCTCCTGATAGCCGATACATGGATTTCTCTGACTCTGGTAATGATTTGGACTCCATCACATCGGCGAAAACTCTTCCTCCCTCGGGGTTCTTCAAAGCAGCCGCGATGTACCCAGGAATGACAACATTCATCTGTCTCATGACTGCTTTAATGTCCTCACCCAAGTAGTCAGATAGGAACGGAAGAAGCTGAGCCATCGTCCTCGCAAAGACATTATGTCTCATCATGTAGGCACTCTGGAAGAAAGACTTGACCCAAGTAGCCAGATTCGGCTCCCAACCATCTTGAGCGATGAAGCCCATGGATTCGCCAAAAGCGTACTGAGACATAATGTCTGCGGTAAAGCAGTTAAAGGCTTCCTTCACGTCAAAGGGCTCCCCACCAGCGTATCGAAGCATCTTGTCGATAGTCATCTGTGCAAATTCTTGCACCTCGCCCTCGAGTTTGAGCATCTGCTGACGAGAGAAATACTTGGACAAGGCTCCTTTCCGCATGCGGTGAACTTCGTGATTAACTGTTGAGAAACCAGTCACAGAAACGGGACCGGCACCCCCCGTGTTGAGCTGGTGCTGCCATTTGTCGCGGATTCGGCCTGGCCCAGCATAGATTTCGTCTGTGAAGTACGGATCCGAGCAATGGAGCTCATCCGGGTTTATTCGCACAATTGGACCTGAATTGTGTTAAGGGATATTTTTCGTGGGACAGAACTCTAAAATTTACCATAACGCTCGTGCATGCGACGGATTTCGCGTCCATACCGCCCTACCCGCCACCAATCATGATATGCCTCGTACAGGTAGCTTGCTGCAGCAATCTTAGGACCTGGAAAGCGGTACAAAGGATGTAATGGCGAAATATTGTAAACTACTAGTAGTATACGATAAGCAAGCCAAGAAGTAAATAGATATGCGATGGTCTGGAACAAAGCAGCGGCGGTAATGCTGGCCGGCAACACTGCCATTTGATCCATGCTGACGAGAATTTGTAAGATGAAAGTGAGAGCAACCAGTGGCTGCGCTGACAAGAGGGGCTTATATCACCGACGGAATGGATATGGGATTCGAGAGGTCCCATTTTTATGCTTGGAAATGGGGCAGCGTTTCATTCAAACATTGATTATCGGCTGTATCTATACGCTTTTAGTTAAGTAGTCCGAGTGCCCCTGTAAACTTTGTGGAGTGATGAATCCTTTAGATCTCTGCATTTGAAGAGTTTTCACAGGTTCTGGAGATTTACGATgagaaatattataagtttaattcAAAATCTTTAACAAGACTGTTGTGATATAGGACGGTAGCTTTAGCTAGTAGTTTAAATGCATCTTTAAACCCACTGTGCATGAAAGTTGAAAGAGAGGGACTGAAATAAAAGAGGAACAACaaaagaagggaagaataagcaagaccaagaaaTATTTCGCCATCAACTGTATGTGGGTTGCTGAGGCGACTGCAACAAGCAGCTGCATTTACAGTTGTGGTTGCTTGAGCAGTGGTCGGAGCAACCATTCTGATTGCAACATTAAACTGATGTCCCCGGTAGTTTCAGGCATTGAAATCAGACACGTgcagcaacatcaaaggCACTGTTCGCGGCAGTTCCACCCATTGCACTGAATCCGGTACAGGACCCTGTAGCTCTTTCATATTGTATAGCAACGCAGGAAGGAAAAGCAACGCAGAAAGACACACACTGGTTGAAACTGCTTGACGGAGCTGTTCCTACCGATGTACCGCCTGTAACAACGCTGTTACAGGAGATAGTAAAGTCGACACCCGAGACGGTGTATGGATTGCTTGTGTTCTCGCACTCACTGGGCGGTGCTGCAGTAGTTGTAGTCGACGTGAGATCTGTAGTGGTGTCTGCGGTACTGGCCTCGGTAGTAGTGGATGTGATCTCTGTTGTAGACTCTGAAGAGGTCGTAGACTCGTTTATAGTTGTCTCTTCAGTACTTGACAACGTACTTGGGCTAGCTGACTCTGACGAGGTCTCTGAGGTTGAGCCAAAAGTTTCAGAGGTCGTATCGGTTGGCCCATCTGACGTGACTGTGAGCAAACTTGTAACCTCCTGCTCAGTAGACGAAGATGCCTCAGTACTTAAATCGCTGGAGAAGATTGATGACTGGGTGGTGACAGAAGATTCAACAAGTTCGGAAGAGGCAATGGTAGATGTTACAACGCCGAATGTCTGTGTGAGGGTTGAGGCAGATGTATCAACAATCTGGGAAGAAACGGTGATGGGGGCTTCAGAACTAATGGCTGAGGCAGATGAACTGATCGTTTGGGAAGAAACAGTGGAAAATACTCCAGTACCAGGTTCGGAAGAAACGGTGGATGATACAGAGCCGAATATTTGCGAAGAGGTCAAGGTAGATGTGTTAATGATCTGGGAGGAGGCGGTGGGAACAATCTGGGAGGAAACGGTGGTAAATGCTTCAGAACCAGATGGTTCGGAAAAGGTACTACTTGGTTCAGCAGAGCTCAGAGAATTGAACTCTGTAGATACGGTCGTTTCTGCTGTTGTAGGCTTTCCGCTGCTGACACCTCCGGAACTGACAGCCTCAGGTGTTGTTGCCTCAGATGTTGTTACCTCAGGTGTTGTTACCTCAGGTGTTGTTACCTCAGGTGTTGTTACCTCAGGTGTTGTTACCTCAGGTGTTGTTACCTCAGGTGTTGTTACCTCAGGTGTTGTTGCCTCAGATGTTGTTGGCCCAAGTGTCGTTTCCTCAGATGTGACTGGTAAAGCGGAAGTTGAAGTCTCAAAACCCACAAGCTGACCATTTTGACATTGCGTAACTGTATcatgataagcatgtgaCAATGTAAAAGCACCGACGTTATTCTTACCGTCATAGACACCCAGAGTAACTGGAACGCATCCAGGAGGACTAGCACTAAAGGTGATGTATACTTGGCCACTAGAGTCCTGACAGAAACCTGCCTCACCATTTGGCAGGCCCGAGTTCCTGAAAAAGAGTGTTCGGCCAGTAGTCCCAAAGGTTTTCGTAATGGAGCCCTGGATAAAAGAGTCTTCATCTTGGACACCCAGCGCCTTGTAATCCTCACCAGCATAAGACGTCGGTAAACCGTTAACGAACAGCTGACCTTCGGCCAAGTTGAAGGTCAAAGCAAAGGTACAAACATCTGGGTTATCAGCGCCGACAAAGCCTCCGATTTCTCGTTTCTTAATATCGCGTTTTTGGTTACTGGGTGCCtggacgaggaagatgacaGATCGTCCGGGTGGTTCAACAATACCGGTGGAGGTGGGAAGGGTGGAAGAGGTTATGTCTGTTGCAGATAGCGAAGGTGTGACAATTGGCTCGGTCAAGGATCCGGTCATCGGACCAGAGGATGGCGCCTCAGAGTCAGTTCGTGCTACACTCAAAGTCGACAAGCCAGAGTCAAGTGTAGGTGTTGTTACAGTTTCCGAAGCAATTATGCTCTGATCATTTGTGTCTGCCAAATCATCAATACTAGTTCAACACAAATTTAGCAAGTAGAAAGTCTTCGTACAGGAGGCCGTTGCAGCTGAGCTGTTTCCGAAAAACGTGAGGTGTCTCGACGGTGACAAAGCGGGCTGCCCAGATATCGGGGCAAGATAGGTAGATAGGTACGTGATACACCATGTATCCATAATCATTGAAGGGTATTCAGCTGCCGAAGCTATGCCTACAGACCCCAAAAGACTTGTTGCAAGAATATAACTCTTCATTATTGTTGTGGTGTTTTAAGAAAGCTTACGATGCTTGACAGAGATCAATGACCCAGGCAGGAGATTGCCAAGGTTTTAAGTACAAAgccgttgaagaagatgacatCCCTGGAATGGAATATTGGTATTACTTCAAAACATTGCGCTGAAGGGACTTGGCGTATGTCTTAGGCGGTCCACAGCCGAGCAATGGTCTATAGAGAATCGGGTGCAGACTGTTTATTCGGTGGAGAGTGAATGTCTCATAGTATGAAAATTTAAAATTGATCATTCCAGATGTGTCGATTAAGGTATCTTATCTTTCTCTCCCTTACTGGCCTCGACCCAGCCTCCCGATTACTTATTATTTGTTTTCTAAAAAGCATTTAAgagtatttaaataaatgTATAAAGCAAAAGTGttatttttataagtaaGAATTGAGTTTGATATGAATTTCTTTCTATACAGCCTGTAGCACTATCTGCCTAAAGCCTTTATCCGGAAAGCGGCCCGACGAAGTCTCGTTATGCGGGGGGTTTGCAGAGGCTATGCTACAGTTCCACAGAGGGATTTACTAATTTCCGAGGTTGATAAATTAAGACCTCGCTATGAAATCTTGCAATTACTATGCAAGATGGTATAGCCTCTTCGCGTCCTCTGAAACTACATCTCACCACGTCGCTCGCAGTCGCTCGCAGTCACCTCAATGTCTTCAGGAAATACCACTGCTCCTGAACTGGCGAACATGTCGACATCTGACATTGTGTTCCCTTTGCATGAGTTCGATGACTCCCCTATTAATCGGTATATGCAACACTGGACACTGCGGTTTGATGCAGTCCTTGACACACAGAAGCTGTGCGCAGCTCTCACGCATCTTCTCAGCATGGGCGACTGGAGAAAATTGGGCGGCCGCTTGCAGTTCAACAAGGACGACAAGCTTGAGATCCATGCACCAAGAACATATACTCATGAGCGCCCGGCGTTTCAATTTTCAGAAGAGATCTTCTCGGTGAAAACTGCGGATCATCCTGTTGCGAAGAACCTCCCAAGGGCAAGAGGCAAGGCCGAATTGTTTCCCGGAATCACTTCGCAATTCAACTTGTTAACCCTTGGACCTGAATGGGCGCTTGATTTTACTGAGCATATTCGGCGTCAAGAGCCCATTATTGGCGTCCACATAGCCCTTTTCAATGATGCGACACTGATCAGTATCCGCTGGGTTCATGTCGTATGTGACTTCATGGGGATCAAAGCTCTGGTCCTCGCGTGGTCGATGGATCTTGACGGACGCTACGACGATATCCCGCCTTTTATGGGTGCATACGACGACCCTCTGAAGAATATTGGATCTCCGCCGCTCAAAGAGCCTTACGCTCTGAAGGATATGCAGCTGAGCCCTGAAGCCTTTAAAAAGACATACGAAACATACTTGGAGCACGTCGTAAGATATCCAATATCAGTGCGACGTATGCTCGTGCTGCCAGACTCTACCTTACAGAGGATCAAGATGGACTTCGTCGGTGGCTGCGGTTCGGATAAACTCGAAGTTATTCCAAAGGGAGCCCTTTTCAATGGACAATTTGTAAGCGACGCCGATATTTTGGCCGCATGGGCACCGCGGCTCTGCTGTGTATCCTCCTGCGGTGGATCGACCCATTCNNNNNNNNNNNNNNNNNNNNNNNNNNNNNNNNNNNNNNNNNNNNNNNNNNNNNNNNNNNNNNNNNNNNNNNNNNNNNNNNNNNNNNNNNNNNNNNNNNNNNNNNNNNNNNNNNNNNNNNNNNNNNNNNNNNNNNNNNNNNNNNNNNNNNNNNNNNNNNNNNNNNNNNNNNNNNNNNNNNNNNNNNNNNNNNNNNNNNNNNNNNNNNNNNNNCCGACTCGAGTCCTGTATTCATCGCCAATGCAACgttctcgacctcgaccAACACCACGCTACAAGCGCTTCGGCAGCAGCCACTGGCGAGAACCGCCCTTCTAGTGAGGGAATCTGTGGCGGCGCTGACCAAGGCCCCGCAAGTGCACGCGCAGCTACATCTCTTGAGGGAGT
This DNA window, taken from Fusarium oxysporum f. sp. lycopersici 4287 chromosome 7, whole genome shotgun sequence, encodes the following:
- a CDS encoding hypothetical protein (At least one base has a quality score < 10) translates to MTSKETDVDISEETHAPQGSTLPFWKQTELRKLYLMMVFLFMGSTTLGYDSSLLNGLQTMGSWQTFFDHPEGSRLGIFGAMPGFGGLFVLLFAPYVADGLGRKKGTAIGCVIVIVGALMQCFPQKGHGPRRDALYLVGRFIMGCGSNISNATCPLLITEIAHPRHRGKITTVYNTLWYLGSIIAAWVCFGTLRNQTGNIQWVLPTGLQCLMPGIQLLAIFIVPESPRWLISKGREEEARKILVKYHGNGDDTDDFVRWEFTEIVNTIRLERESSDNGWAELWRTPGNRKRCGLIIATAIFSQCSGNGLVSYYLAAILKTIGITDAVTQAYINGGLTIWCWLVSLLAAFFVDRVGRRVLFLFAGIGMLISFTIWTACSAVYAKTESSAAGIAVVAMIFLFYGVAGAAWPGLTVSYTVEILPYNIRAKGLTLCFSCTALSGVFNQWVNPRGSQQLAWKFYFVHIVILVIECLVIYFFFVETKGPTLEEIAVLFDGQNSAAGIAKSQAQMKSAVTEVEHA
- a CDS encoding hypothetical protein (At least one base has a quality score < 10); translation: MKSYILATSLLGSVGIASAAEYPSMIMDTWCITYLSTYLAPISGQPALSPSRHLTFFGNSSAATASYTNDQSIIASETVTTPTLDSGLSTLSVARTDSEAPSSGPMTGSLTEPIVTPSLSATDITSSTLPTSTGIVEPPGRSVIFLVQAPSNQKRDIKKREIGGFVGADNPDVCTFALTFNLAEGQLFVNGLPTSYAGEDYKALGVQDEDSFIQGSITKTFGTTGRTLFFRNSGLPNGEAGFCQDSSGQVYITFSASPPGCVPVTLGVYDVTQCQNGQLVGFETSTSALPVTSEETTLGPTTSEATTPEVTTPEAVSSGGVSSGKPTTAETTVSTEFNSLSSAEPSSTFSEPSGSEAFTTVSSQIVPTASSQIINTSTLTSSQIFGSVSSTVSSEPGTGVFSTVSSQTISSSASAISSEAPITVSSQIVDTSASTLTQTFGVVTSTIASSELVESSVTTQSSIFSSDLSTEASSSTEQEVTSLLTVTSDGPTDTTSETFGSTSETSSESASPSTLSSTEETTINESTTSSESTTEITSTTTEASTADTTTDLTSTTTTAAPPSECENTSNPYTVSGVDFTISCNSVVTGGTSVGTAPSSSFNQCVSFCVAFPSCVAIQYERATGSCTGFSAMGGTAANSAFDVAARV